The Paenibacillus polymyxa M1 DNA segment TTTTCACAATGATCGTCCATACCATAGCCTGGCGTTTGTTCCTCATTCGTTTCCAGTAGTCGCTGTAATATACGTTCATGGGCACCTTCGGTATAGTCGCATTCAAATCGTATCATTCTGTATCCTCTCCGAAATATCCAATTTCTTCTGAATTAACAACATAGAAGCATGTAATTCTTCAATCTCTATTTCTGAAAGTCCTTGAACTAATCTTAGAATTTGCTCATCAGACCTTTCATTCAATTGGTTGTAGAACGTTTTTCCTTTAGGTGTCAGACGAATTAGATTTGTTCTATTATCCACCGTTGAATTTTCCTTAACAAGAAAGCCCTCTTTGCAAAATTTAGCAATGATCCTGCTCATATAGCTGCGATCAATTTTAAGAGATTCGACCAGCGTATTCGCAATACATGGCTCGATCAACCCGATCTCTATAATGACACGTGCCTCGGTAAAGGAATATCCGCTATCCAGCACATGTCTATCTAAAACACCAAGTAAATTCGTATAGAACCGGTTAAAACGCCTCATATCCGCTATGATATTAGCATCTATATTGACCATAACTCCCCCTATTTAGTGGACTTTTGCAACAATTATAGTAATGATATTTGTTGACTATGTCAACAAATAAAAAGATCGTACATGAAGACCTTCGCCTCATGTACGATCCCTATTCTAAAAGAAATATTGAAGTATATTGTTTTTCTGTATTTACCTACAAGGTCAATGAGCTATCGGTGTTTATAGTCTTTTCCTGCTTCTGCTTCCGCTTCAGCTTCAGATGAGCTACGACCATATACAGCGTCGGAACGACAAACAAGGTTAAAATGGTCGAAAAGATCAGGCCAAAGATAATGGTCGTTGCCAACGGTTTGAAGAGAATTTCTCCTATGGTGGCGATAGGGATCATCCCCACAATCGCAGTTAACGAAGTAAGCAAGATCGGACGGAAACGGGCAGAACATGCCATAAGGATCGCGTCTGTCAGTTCAGCTCCTTCACGCCGCGCATCTTCAATAAACTCTATCAACACAATACCGTTACGCACAACGATACCAGCCAGTGAAATGATCCCCATAATACTCATGAATCCAATTGGCATGCCTGAAATAAAGCTTCCAAGAATTCCGCCTGCCGCTGCCAGATACACAGTGGTCATAATAATAAGCGGTGTGGAGACGGAGTAAAACTGCATCGTGATCAAGAGCAGGATGAGAAAAACAACGATAATGGCTAGTTTGCCCAAATCTGTAAAAATATCAGATTGCGCGGATGTTTCTCCTCCCATCTCCCAGGTGTAGCCTGGTTCAAACTGTGTATGGGTTAGTTTGCTACGGATGTCATTAGTGAGTTCTGTAGCTGTACGCCCATTCGCATTGGCTGAAATCGTTACCGTTCGTTCCAAATCATAACGGTGGATTTGCTGAATGGAAAAGTCCGGTTTCATCGTGACTAACTGGGATAATGGAATTTGCTCTTTTGCCGCATTGGTTACACTTAATTGTTGGAATAATACCTCAGGATCATCGTTTGGTTTATTCATGTATATATTTATATCCAGCAATTCCTTACCTGTATCAAAATCCGTTACATTGACCCCGTCACCCATTAACAGCAGAGTACGCGTCAAATTGGAATAGCTAACCCGATATTTATCCAAGGCTTGTGGGTTGACTTGGAAATTCAGATTATAGCTTTGCATCCCCATATTATCGGTCACGTCTACAGCTCCGGGGGTACCCGCAACCATTTCTTTGACTTTAGCTGTCATGTTTTGCAGTTTATCAATGTCTTCTCCCTTCATCCGGATAGACACCGCACTGCCGACCGGAATACCTAATTGAGGAACCCGAATGCTGATCAATGCAGATGGATATTTGGCTTGCAACGTATGAGTCCAGCTATCCACTGTTTTCTGGAGATCGAATAGTCCCTCGTTTCCAACGACAGCAAGTTGACCGTTGACCGCTCCCCCAGAGCCGTGACCGCCTGCAACATCGCTGTACATCTGAGGCGCTCCTCCACCCGCCGTTGCCGACAGCCGCTCTGTCTCTGGTTGTTTTTTGACCCACAGCCCAATCTCGTTAATTACCCGATTGGTTGCCTGTAACGATGTTCCTTCCGGCATCGTTACGCTGATCGTGGCATCCGCCTGGTCGGATTCTGGGAATAATTGAATGGGAACAACCGCAAGTAATCCATAAGCTGCCGTACCAATCATAAGACCAATCAGCGCTGTTAAAAGCGGGCGTTGCAGTATTCTTGGCATCCAGTTTTTAGAGTACACATTGGATAGAGACTGGATTTGATGACCCAGAAGCCCGGGCGGCTTAACCGCTTGGTTACTCTGTTTCCCTTTACGGCGTTGATCATACCATTGACGAAAAATAGGAATAATTGTTAACGACATAATCATGGAAGCTAGCATCGTTAACGAAATAACGGTAGGGATCGGTTTAATAAAGTCTCCGATATTACCCGGCAGGAATAACAACGGAGCAAATGCTGCAACCGTAGCTAGCGTAGCTGTAATGATCGATAAGGATACCTCTTTGGTTCCTTTAATAGCTGCCTCCGTAGCATTTTCCCCAAATTCAGAGCGTCGGCGTTCAATGTTGTCATTGACCACGACGGCATCATCAACCAATATCCCTAGCACGATGATGAGTCCGATGACTGAAATTTGATTCAGCGTAGTTCCTGTCATGGGCAAGAAAATAAAGCCGATGGCGATGGAAACAGGAATGGCCAACGCCACAAATGCAGAAGTTAGCAAATTCAAGCCTAAAGTACATATCACAATAACCGATAAAATAGCGATAATCATCTCTTTGGTCAGGTTTCCAAATATTTCACTCACTCGATCATTTTGTGCAAAAAGCAGCTCAAAATGTACATTCTTCGGCAAACTGCTCGCAAGTTGATTGATTTTGGCTGTTGTTGCTTTGGATACCGTTGGCACATCTGTTCCTATATCTCCGCTTACACTGATCGAAATAGCAGGCTTGGTATTCACATACGTATAACTAGCTGCTTTTTTAAAAACAAGTGAGGCAGTACCTATATCCTTCAGAGATATCGGAAATCCATCGTCATTGCTTGAAATCTGGACGTTATTTAGAATCGATGGATCCGTTGAGGCATTCACCGTCAGCTGATAAGTACGCTCATTGAAATCCATACTTCCTGTAGGCACTCTGTCATTCTCATCCTTGATCGCTTGAACAACCTGCTCCCAGGAGATGTTATATTGTTGCATCTTTTGCGTGTCTAAGCTAACTCGTACCTCTTGCTCAGGTATTCCTTGAATATTAACCTGCGAAATACCGTGGACTGTTTTTAATTGATCTTTCCATTTGTTCATTAATTCATTTAATGAGTATAAATCCTCAACCTTATCAGAGGTGATCGCATATGAACCAATGAAAGAGCTAGTCATGCTATCATTGATTATAGGCTGCATCGCATCGTCTGGAAGCTCGGATTGTGCATCCTGCACCTTCGTACGAAGATCAGCCCATACTTTTGTCGGATCCGCATCATTCAAAGCTTCTATGATAATACTGGATTGGCCTTTCGAT contains these protein-coding regions:
- a CDS encoding MarR family winged helix-turn-helix transcriptional regulator; the protein is MVNIDANIIADMRRFNRFYTNLLGVLDRHVLDSGYSFTEARVIIEIGLIEPCIANTLVESLKIDRSYMSRIIAKFCKEGFLVKENSTVDNRTNLIRLTPKGKTFYNQLNERSDEQILRLVQGLSEIEIEELHASMLLIQKKLDISERIQNDTI
- a CDS encoding efflux RND transporter permease subunit, encoding MIKYIVKKQKITLIFFGMCILLGLFNFTSLPKQEQPDVIPMSASVTTIYPGASPERIEQTITKVMEQKIKAVQGVKTISSTSSKGQSSIIIEALNDADPTKVWADLRTKVQDAQSELPDDAMQPIINDSMTSSFIGSYAITSDKVEDLYSLNELMNKWKDQLKTVHGISQVNIQGIPEQEVRVSLDTQKMQQYNISWEQVVQAIKDENDRVPTGSMDFNERTYQLTVNASTDPSILNNVQISSNDDGFPISLKDIGTASLVFKKAASYTYVNTKPAISISVSGDIGTDVPTVSKATTAKINQLASSLPKNVHFELLFAQNDRVSEIFGNLTKEMIIAILSVIVICTLGLNLLTSAFVALAIPVSIAIGFIFLPMTGTTLNQISVIGLIIVLGILVDDAVVVNDNIERRRSEFGENATEAAIKGTKEVSLSIITATLATVAAFAPLLFLPGNIGDFIKPIPTVISLTMLASMIMSLTIIPIFRQWYDQRRKGKQSNQAVKPPGLLGHQIQSLSNVYSKNWMPRILQRPLLTALIGLMIGTAAYGLLAVVPIQLFPESDQADATISVTMPEGTSLQATNRVINEIGLWVKKQPETERLSATAGGGAPQMYSDVAGGHGSGGAVNGQLAVVGNEGLFDLQKTVDSWTHTLQAKYPSALISIRVPQLGIPVGSAVSIRMKGEDIDKLQNMTAKVKEMVAGTPGAVDVTDNMGMQSYNLNFQVNPQALDKYRVSYSNLTRTLLLMGDGVNVTDFDTGKELLDINIYMNKPNDDPEVLFQQLSVTNAAKEQIPLSQLVTMKPDFSIQQIHRYDLERTVTISANANGRTATELTNDIRSKLTHTQFEPGYTWEMGGETSAQSDIFTDLGKLAIIVVFLILLLITMQFYSVSTPLIIMTTVYLAAAGGILGSFISGMPIGFMSIMGIISLAGIVVRNGIVLIEFIEDARREGAELTDAILMACSARFRPILLTSLTAIVGMIPIATIGEILFKPLATTIIFGLIFSTILTLFVVPTLYMVVAHLKLKRKQKQEKTINTDSSLTL